The window CCGAACTCCTCGACGCCATAAGGACCGTGGCGGCGGGGGAGTCCCTGCTCTCGCCCGGTCCCACCTCACGGCTCATCGCCCGCTTCCTGCGCGCGCCCGACACCGTGACGTCCGCGGTGGGCGGGCCGGACGGGCTGTCCGAGCGGGAGCGGCAGGTGCTCACGCTGGTCGCGCGCGGGCTCAACAACACCGAGATCGCCGACGCGTTGGGGCTCAGCCCGCTCACCGCGAAGACACACGTCAGCCGGATCATGGGGAAGCTGGGAGCACGCGACCGGGCGCAACTGGTGATCGTGGCCTACGAATCGGGACTCGTGACACCCGGAGCGGTCTGAGCCCTCCCTTCAGGCATCCGTCCGCACCCCTTCGCCGGACGCCGCTCAGGGCAGGAGGAGGCGGAGGGCGGCGGGGGCGTGACAACTCCTACAGCAACCCCGCCCCCGCCAGGAACTTCCCCACCACGGCGGTCTCCTCCGCCGACAGCGGGATCTGCGGCTCGGCGGTGGCCGGGCACGCGATGACACCCCGCAGATGCAGTGCCGCCTTGAAGGCCCCGAGCGCCGACGAACCAGCCCCCATCCGGCCCGCCTCCCCTGCCCGCACCATCCCGAACAGGGTGCACAGGCGCTCCTGTTCGGCCCGCGCCCGCTCCCAGTCGCCCGCGCGGCACAGACGGGTCAGGCGCACGTACCCGTGGGGGTCCACGTTCGCGAGCCCGGGCACGGCCCCGTCCGCCCCCATGGCCAAGGCGGTGTCGACGACCAGCTCGGACCCGGTCAGCACACTGAAGCCGGTCACGGCGGGGTGTGCCCGGGCGCCGGTCACGACTTCCCGGAAGGCGCCCTGGTCCCCGCTGGAGTCCTTCAGCCCGGCCAGTACGCCCTCCGCGGCGAGCTCCAGCACCAGGTCCGCGCCCAGTTTGGTGTGGACGGCGACCGGGATGTCGTACGCGAGGACCGGCACCGGCGAGCGGGACGCGACGAGGCGGTAGTGGCGGGCGGTCTCCGCCGGATGCGTGCGCGTGTAGAAGGGCGCCGTGACGACCACGGCGTCGGCGCCCGACTCCGTGACGGACCGGACGTGGTCGAGCACGCGGGGGGTCGTCATGTCGATGGCGCCGGCGAGGACGGGCAGCCCGCCCGAGACATGGCCGGCCACCGTCTCGACGACCAGCTTGCGTTGACGGTCCGTCAGGAAAGCGGCCTCCGAGGACGATCCGAGGACGAACAGGCCGTCCACCCCGGCCTCCACCAGGTGGTCGACCAGCCTGGTCAGCGAGGGGACGTCCACCTCGCCGTCCGGTGTCAGGGGCGTGCAGACGGGCGGAACGACACCGGTCAACGGGGCGGGCAAGGTCATCTGGGCTCCCTGGGGACATCGGCCATGGCGGTGGCTTCCGGTACGGCGGCGACGGCCTGTGCGACGAGATCATGTGTCGACCGGCCGTCCTCCACAGGATGGTGGCACCTGAAGCGGTGTCCGGCCCCCGACGCTCCGGTGGTCCGGAAGTCCGGCATGGTGTCCGCACACGCCTGGTCCGCCTTCCAGCACCGGGTCCGGAAGGGGCAGCCGCTCGGCGGACGGGTCGCCGACGGCACGGGGCCCACCAGGGGGATCGGGTCGACGGGATCCAGCAGCCCGGGCGTCGCCGAGAAGAGGGCGCGCGTGTACGGGTGCCGGGACCGGTCCGTCACCTCGCCGGCCGGGGACTCCTCGACGATCCGGCCGAGGTACATCGTGACGACGCGGTCGCTCATCCTGCGCACGGTCTGGATGTCGTGGGAGACGAACACCAGGGCCAGACCCAGCCGCTCCCTCAGGTCCAGCAGGAGGTTGAGGATCTGGGCCCGGACCGACACGTCCAGCGCGCTCGTCGGTTCGTCGGCGACCACCAGGTCCGGGTCGAGGGCCAGCGCCCGCGCGATGGCGACCCGCTGCCGCTGCCCGCCGGACA of the Streptomyces aurantiacus genome contains:
- a CDS encoding response regulator, with translation MTIRVLLADDQTLVRASFAMLVSSAGDMEVVAEAGTGREAVELARSARADLVVMDVRMPDLDGIEATRLIAAEEDLAGVKVLVLTTYDTDEHIVEALRAGASGFLVKDIRPAELLDAIRTVAAGESLLSPGPTSRLIARFLRAPDTVTSAVGGPDGLSERERQVLTLVARGLNNTEIADALGLSPLTAKTHVSRIMGKLGARDRAQLVIVAYESGLVTPGAV
- a CDS encoding dihydrodipicolinate synthase family protein codes for the protein MTLPAPLTGVVPPVCTPLTPDGEVDVPSLTRLVDHLVEAGVDGLFVLGSSSEAAFLTDRQRKLVVETVAGHVSGGLPVLAGAIDMTTPRVLDHVRSVTESGADAVVVTAPFYTRTHPAETARHYRLVASRSPVPVLAYDIPVAVHTKLGADLVLELAAEGVLAGLKDSSGDQGAFREVVTGARAHPAVTGFSVLTGSELVVDTALAMGADGAVPGLANVDPHGYVRLTRLCRAGDWERARAEQERLCTLFGMVRAGEAGRMGAGSSALGAFKAALHLRGVIACPATAEPQIPLSAEETAVVGKFLAGAGLL
- a CDS encoding oligopeptide/dipeptide ABC transporter ATP-binding protein yields the protein MSRPASPLVELSGAHVVHKARSGGLFARDRVYALTGADLTVAPGETVGVVGESGCGKSTLAKVLVGVQRPTSGTVSLRGRDLWTMAPAERRTAVGAGIGMIFQDPSTALNRRLTVRQILRDPLDVHRRGTVPQRNERVRELMSLVGLPGALADGLPGQLSGGQRQRVAIARALALDPDLVVADEPTSALDVSVRAQILNLLLDLRERLGLALVFVSHDIQTVRRMSDRVVTMYLGRIVEESPAGEVTDRSRHPYTRALFSATPGLLDPVDPIPLVGPVPSATRPPSGCPFRTRCWKADQACADTMPDFRTTGASGAGHRFRCHHPVEDGRSTHDLVAQAVAAVPEATAMADVPREPR